A portion of the Achromobacter sp. MFA1 R4 genome contains these proteins:
- a CDS encoding helix-turn-helix domain-containing protein, with translation MSDFIVRTADQLPALLRAFRKQAGLTQAAAALRLGVTQQTLSAFERNAGKLGADRLLEILGILGVEVVLRQRATSSASKASATPDW, from the coding sequence ATGTCCGACTTCATCGTCCGCACGGCGGACCAGCTTCCCGCCTTGCTCCGGGCCTTCCGCAAACAGGCTGGCCTGACCCAGGCTGCGGCTGCCCTGCGTCTGGGCGTCACGCAGCAAACGCTTTCGGCGTTTGAGCGCAACGCCGGCAAGCTTGGCGCTGACAGGTTGCTGGAGATTCTCGGCATCCTGGGCGTGGAAGTCGTGTTGCGCCAACGTGCAACGTCCTCCGCGTCCAAAGCATCGGCCACGCCGGATTGGTAG
- a CDS encoding MFS transporter, with translation MIRARAVVCLGLTQLVGWGVTFYLIGALGPAMSADLGWNTATVYGGFSAAIVVMALVSPAAGAAVDRWGGHLVMPAGAVLSALGCALLAITHTHVLYFAAWAALGVGMRLCLYDAAFAALARAAGPAARRPMSQITLFGGLASTVMWPVGHFLAEWLGWRGAALCYAAFALATLPLYLALPRRRYTAPTAAPGTTATGLTRTARERRLAGILYAVMAMLTNFLAAGNAAHLFSLLTGLGLAAAAAVSVAALWGIGQFAARLGDVLVGARLHPLTLNLAVGIALPLCFLLPLIPGGHLYATAAYTLLYGACNGLMTITRGTLPLALFDFRSYGVLVGSLLIPSFLLTAAAPVAYAFIIEWQGARAALLISATLAAFIAAAAIALRWKFIGRVNEGTQAEGQARGDAAAAQDTV, from the coding sequence ATGATCCGAGCGCGCGCCGTCGTCTGCCTGGGTCTGACCCAGCTCGTCGGCTGGGGCGTCACCTTCTACCTGATCGGCGCCCTGGGTCCGGCCATGAGCGCCGACCTGGGCTGGAACACCGCCACCGTCTACGGCGGCTTCTCGGCCGCCATCGTCGTGATGGCGCTGGTCTCGCCCGCCGCGGGCGCTGCGGTGGACCGCTGGGGCGGCCACCTCGTCATGCCCGCCGGCGCCGTGCTGTCCGCCTTGGGCTGCGCCCTGCTTGCCATCACGCACACGCACGTCCTCTACTTCGCGGCCTGGGCGGCGCTGGGCGTCGGCATGCGCCTGTGCCTGTACGACGCCGCTTTCGCGGCCCTCGCCCGCGCGGCCGGCCCCGCCGCGCGCCGGCCCATGTCGCAGATCACCCTGTTCGGCGGCCTGGCGTCCACCGTCATGTGGCCCGTCGGCCACTTCCTTGCCGAATGGCTCGGCTGGCGCGGCGCCGCCTTGTGCTATGCCGCGTTCGCGCTCGCCACCCTTCCCCTCTACCTGGCCCTGCCGCGCCGCCGCTACACCGCCCCCACCGCCGCCCCCGGCACAACCGCCACCGGCCTGACGCGCACCGCGCGCGAACGCCGCCTCGCCGGCATCCTGTACGCCGTCATGGCCATGCTGACGAACTTCCTGGCCGCCGGCAACGCCGCCCACCTTTTCTCCCTGCTCACCGGCCTGGGGCTGGCCGCCGCGGCCGCCGTCAGCGTGGCCGCCCTGTGGGGCATCGGCCAGTTCGCCGCTCGTCTGGGGGATGTCCTCGTGGGCGCCCGCCTGCACCCCTTGACCCTCAACCTGGCGGTGGGCATTGCGCTGCCGCTCTGCTTTCTGCTGCCCTTGATTCCCGGCGGCCACCTGTACGCCACCGCCGCCTACACCCTGCTCTACGGCGCCTGCAACGGCCTCATGACCATCACGCGCGGCACCCTGCCTTTGGCCCTCTTCGACTTCCGCAGCTATGGGGTGCTGGTCGGCTCCCTGCTGATCCCCAGCTTCCTGCTCACGGCCGCCGCGCCCGTCGCCTACGCGTTCATCATCGAATGGCAGGGCGCACGCGCCGCCCTGCTGATTTCCGCCACGCTCGCCGCCTTCATCGCGGCCGCGGCCATTGCGTTGAGATGGAAGTTCATTGGGCGGGTGAATGAGGGGACGCAGGCAGAAGGCCAAGCGCGCGGCGACGCGGCTGCGGCGCAAGACACGGTGTGA
- the queC gene encoding 7-cyano-7-deazaguanine synthase QueC, which yields MQNHQRRALVLFSGGQDSTTCLAWALDRYAHVETVAFDYGQRHHIELSARLNVLRDIRANFPDWAPRLGEDHLLDLKVLGQVGDTAMTSDRAIEMQANGLPNTFVPGRNLLFLTLAAALGYRRQLDVLVGGMCETDFSGYPDCRDDTIKAQQVALGLGLGSRVTIETPLMWIDKSETWALAHALGGDALVETIVEESHTCYLGERGARHDWGYGCGECPACKLRKIGWEKWVVASAAEG from the coding sequence ATGCAAAATCATCAACGTCGCGCGCTCGTGCTGTTTTCGGGCGGCCAGGACTCCACCACTTGCCTGGCCTGGGCGCTGGACCGCTATGCCCATGTGGAAACGGTGGCGTTCGATTACGGTCAGCGCCATCACATCGAACTGTCGGCGCGCCTGAACGTGCTGCGCGACATCCGCGCGAACTTCCCCGACTGGGCGCCGCGGCTGGGCGAGGACCATCTGCTGGACCTGAAGGTGCTGGGCCAGGTGGGCGATACCGCCATGACCAGCGATCGGGCGATCGAGATGCAGGCCAACGGGCTGCCGAACACGTTCGTGCCGGGACGCAATCTGCTCTTCCTGACGCTGGCCGCGGCGCTGGGCTATCGGCGTCAACTGGACGTGCTGGTGGGTGGCATGTGCGAGACGGACTTCTCCGGCTATCCGGATTGCCGCGACGACACGATCAAGGCGCAGCAAGTGGCGCTGGGTCTGGGGCTGGGATCGCGGGTGACGATCGAGACGCCGCTGATGTGGATCGACAAGTCCGAGACCTGGGCGCTGGCGCATGCGCTGGGCGGAGATGCGCTGGTCGAGACGATCGTCGAGGAAAGCCATACGTGCTACCTGGGCGAGCGCGGAGCCCGGCATGACTGGGGGTACGGCTGCGGGGAATGCCCGGCTTGCAAGCTGAGGAAGATCGGATGGGAGAAGTGGGTGGTGGCGTCTGCTGCCGAGGGGTGA
- a CDS encoding LysR family transcriptional regulator — translation MRGLNLDHLRTFAQVVELGSFSAAAERGGVTQPAVSLQIRQLERRFGLKLVERVGRRAGPTAAGLELLAHIRVIDGALAQAEQAMTAHASQVSGRIRLGTGATACTYLLPPVLADLRQRFPALDIVASTGNTADMLRGLEANTLDIVLITLPAPGRMFQVTTVMEDEFVAIFPARDAAAIPEVVTPQSLARLPLVLFEPGARTRRLVDDWFEAAGVAAKPIMELGSTEAMKEIVGAGLGCAVLPGLAVSGAGRREALAVRTLTPRQSRDLAIVLRRDKPLSRGLRHLQDALLALRPRTP, via the coding sequence ATGCGTGGCCTGAACCTGGACCATTTGCGCACATTCGCGCAGGTCGTCGAACTGGGCAGTTTCTCCGCCGCCGCCGAGCGGGGCGGGGTGACGCAGCCGGCGGTCAGCCTGCAGATCCGGCAGCTTGAGCGGCGCTTCGGACTGAAGCTGGTGGAGCGGGTGGGAAGGCGCGCGGGACCGACGGCGGCGGGGCTGGAATTGCTGGCCCATATCCGCGTGATCGACGGCGCGCTGGCGCAGGCCGAACAGGCCATGACCGCGCATGCGTCGCAGGTGTCCGGGCGCATCCGGCTGGGCACGGGGGCCACGGCCTGCACCTATCTGCTGCCGCCGGTGCTGGCCGACCTGCGCCAGCGGTTTCCGGCACTGGATATCGTGGCCAGCACGGGCAATACGGCGGACATGCTGCGCGGGCTGGAGGCCAATACGCTGGACATCGTCCTGATCACGCTGCCCGCGCCGGGCCGCATGTTCCAGGTGACGACCGTGATGGAAGACGAGTTCGTGGCGATCTTCCCGGCGCGCGACGCCGCCGCCATTCCCGAGGTCGTGACGCCGCAGTCGCTGGCGCGGCTGCCGCTCGTGCTGTTCGAGCCCGGCGCGCGCACGCGGCGGCTCGTGGACGACTGGTTCGAGGCCGCGGGCGTGGCGGCCAAGCCGATCATGGAGCTGGGCAGCACGGAAGCGATGAAGGAGATCGTCGGGGCGGGGCTGGGGTGCGCGGTGCTGCCTGGACTGGCCGTATCGGGCGCGGGCCGGCGCGAGGCGCTGGCGGTGCGGACCCTGACGCCGCGCCAGTCGCGCGACCTGGCCATCGTCCTGCGCCGCGACAAGCCGCTCAGCCGCGGGTTGCGACACCTGCAGGACGCGTTGCTGGCGCTGCGGCCCCGCACCCCGTGA
- the ilvD gene encoding dihydroxy-acid dehydratase, which yields MPHYRSRTSTHGRNMAGARALWRATGMKDGDFGKPIIAVVNSFTQFVPGHVHLRDLGALVAKEIEAAGGVAKEFNTIAVDDGIAMGHGGMLYSLPSRELIADSVEYMVNAHCADAMVCISNCDKITPGMLMAAMRLNIPVVFVSGGPMEAGKVKSPTDGKVIAKIDLVDAMIKAADPNVSDAEVAEVERSACPTCGSCSGMFTANSMNCLTEAIGLALPGNGTIVATHAWRKGLFEQAGRLVVDLCRRYYVEEDESVLPRSIATKSAFQNAMALDVAMGGSTNTVLHLLAAAQEAGVDFTMADIDRISRKVPCLCKAAPATDKYHIEDVHRAGGILGILGELARADLLDLSCGNVHSGTLGNAIQQWDVAGGAGEAAQKFYRAAPGGIPTTVAFSQDATFLTLDTDRKTGCIRSKENAYSKDGGLAVLYGNLAEKGCIVKTAGVDESQWVFTGRARVFESQDDAVEGILGDKVVAGDVVVIRYEGPKGGPGMQEMLYPTSYLKSKGLGKTCALFTDGRFSGGSSGLVIGHASPEAAEGGTIGLVEEGDTIEIDIPNRKIHLAVSDDELARRRAAMDARADGWEPVGRERVVSQALQAYAALATSADRGAVRDLSQLKLKGKR from the coding sequence ATGCCGCACTACCGTTCCCGCACTTCGACCCACGGCCGCAACATGGCCGGCGCCCGCGCCCTCTGGCGCGCCACCGGCATGAAGGATGGCGACTTCGGCAAGCCGATCATCGCCGTGGTGAACTCGTTCACGCAGTTCGTCCCGGGCCACGTGCACCTGCGCGACCTGGGCGCGCTGGTGGCCAAGGAAATCGAGGCCGCCGGCGGCGTCGCCAAGGAATTCAACACCATCGCCGTGGACGATGGCATCGCCATGGGTCACGGCGGCATGCTGTATTCGCTGCCCTCGCGCGAGCTGATCGCGGACTCGGTGGAGTACATGGTCAACGCGCACTGCGCCGACGCCATGGTCTGCATCTCCAACTGCGACAAGATCACCCCGGGGATGCTGATGGCCGCCATGCGCCTGAATATCCCGGTCGTCTTCGTGTCGGGCGGTCCGATGGAAGCGGGCAAGGTCAAGTCGCCCACCGACGGCAAGGTCATCGCCAAGATCGACCTCGTCGACGCCATGATCAAGGCCGCCGACCCCAACGTGTCGGACGCCGAGGTGGCCGAAGTCGAGCGCAGCGCGTGCCCGACCTGCGGCTCCTGTTCCGGCATGTTCACCGCGAACTCGATGAACTGCCTGACCGAAGCCATCGGCCTGGCGCTGCCGGGCAACGGCACCATCGTCGCCACGCACGCGTGGCGCAAGGGCCTGTTCGAGCAGGCCGGCCGCCTGGTCGTGGACCTGTGCCGCCGCTACTACGTCGAAGAAGACGAATCCGTCCTGCCGCGCAGCATCGCCACCAAGAGCGCGTTCCAGAACGCGATGGCGCTGGACGTGGCGATGGGCGGTTCCACCAACACCGTGCTGCACCTGTTGGCCGCCGCGCAGGAAGCCGGCGTGGACTTCACCATGGCCGACATCGACCGCATCTCGCGCAAGGTGCCGTGCCTGTGCAAGGCGGCGCCCGCCACCGACAAGTACCACATCGAAGACGTGCACCGCGCCGGCGGTATCCTGGGCATCCTGGGTGAACTGGCGCGCGCCGATCTGCTGGACCTGTCCTGCGGCAACGTGCACAGCGGCACGCTGGGCAACGCCATCCAGCAATGGGACGTGGCCGGCGGCGCCGGCGAAGCCGCGCAGAAGTTCTACCGCGCGGCGCCCGGCGGCATCCCGACCACGGTGGCCTTCAGCCAGGACGCCACGTTCCTGACGCTGGACACCGACCGCAAGACGGGTTGCATCCGCAGCAAGGAAAACGCCTATTCCAAGGACGGCGGCCTGGCCGTGCTGTACGGCAACCTGGCGGAAAAGGGCTGCATCGTGAAGACGGCCGGCGTGGACGAGTCGCAGTGGGTCTTCACGGGCCGCGCGCGCGTCTTCGAAAGCCAGGACGACGCCGTCGAAGGCATCCTGGGCGACAAGGTCGTCGCGGGCGACGTGGTGGTGATCCGCTACGAAGGCCCCAAGGGCGGCCCCGGCATGCAGGAAATGCTGTATCCCACGTCCTACCTGAAGTCCAAGGGCCTGGGCAAGACCTGCGCGCTCTTCACCGATGGCCGCTTCTCGGGCGGCTCGTCGGGTCTGGTCATCGGCCACGCCTCGCCGGAAGCGGCCGAAGGCGGCACCATCGGCCTGGTCGAAGAAGGCGACACGATCGAGATCGACATCCCCAACCGCAAGATCCACCTTGCCGTGTCTGATGACGAACTGGCCCGCCGCCGCGCCGCGATGGACGCGCGCGCCGACGGCTGGGAGCCGGTGGGCCGCGAACGCGTGGTGTCGCAGGCGCTGCAGGCCTATGCCGCGTTGGCCACGTCGGCGGATCGCGGCGCGGTGCGCGATCTGTCGCAGCTCAAGCTGAAGGGCAAGCGCTGA
- a CDS encoding GNAT family N-acetyltransferase: MSPHSPTVLIRDSAEADLPAIKTIYAHHVEHGTASFELEPPSIAEMRQRRAGVLEKEMPYLVAEINGEVVGYAYVTPYRPRPAYRHTVEDSVYVKAGRAGLGIGGKLLAELIARCTAAGWRQMLAVVGDSRNAASLALHASQGFHPVGTLRSVGHKHGEWRDTVLMQRSLGEGDTTPPQRP; encoded by the coding sequence ATGTCGCCCCATTCGCCCACCGTCCTCATCCGCGACAGCGCGGAAGCCGATCTGCCCGCCATCAAGACCATCTACGCGCACCACGTGGAGCACGGCACCGCCTCGTTCGAACTCGAGCCGCCCTCCATCGCCGAGATGCGCCAGCGCCGCGCCGGCGTCCTGGAAAAGGAAATGCCCTACCTGGTCGCTGAAATCAACGGCGAAGTCGTGGGCTACGCCTATGTCACGCCGTACCGCCCCCGCCCGGCCTACCGGCACACCGTCGAAGACTCCGTCTACGTCAAGGCCGGCCGCGCCGGGCTGGGCATCGGCGGCAAGCTGCTCGCCGAGCTGATCGCGCGCTGCACGGCCGCCGGGTGGCGCCAGATGCTGGCCGTGGTCGGCGACAGCCGCAACGCCGCCTCGCTCGCCCTGCACGCCAGCCAGGGCTTTCATCCGGTTGGCACGCTGCGGTCAGTGGGTCACAAACACGGCGAGTGGCGCGACACCGTCCTCATGCAGCGCAGCCTGGGCGAAGGCGACACCACGCCGCCGCAGCGGCCATGA
- a CDS encoding lysozyme inhibitor LprI family protein yields the protein MQKISQMILVVTALFPRVPMASPDAHAQSERELRTECAYELTGVRECLQKKAQATEVELKEAEKKLLDRLTKWDEDSKYVDQAKAKLIASNKAFGKYRDAQCAFASALGGGAIGNALEMGRLACVAELNGRRALQLRDLVSDLPMK from the coding sequence ATGCAGAAAATTTCGCAGATGATCCTTGTTGTGACCGCTCTTTTTCCGCGGGTTCCGATGGCGTCTCCCGATGCCCATGCTCAGAGCGAACGGGAACTGCGCACTGAATGTGCGTATGAATTAACCGGGGTAAGGGAATGCCTTCAAAAGAAGGCGCAGGCCACCGAGGTGGAACTCAAAGAAGCGGAAAAAAAGTTGCTCGATCGGCTGACAAAGTGGGATGAGGATTCCAAGTACGTGGACCAAGCCAAAGCCAAACTCATCGCATCAAACAAGGCTTTCGGAAAATACCGCGACGCGCAATGCGCGTTCGCTTCAGCGTTGGGCGGAGGAGCAATCGGAAACGCTCTAGAGATGGGCCGTTTGGCTTGCGTTGCGGAACTCAACGGCAGACGGGCCCTTCAACTACGTGACCTGGTTTCCGACTTGCCCATGAAGTAG
- a CDS encoding LysR family transcriptional regulator, with amino-acid sequence MSLNSEALRLFLGVVDAGSLSAAAEMLGQTASGVSRGLHRLEEDLGVTLLNRTTRRMELTEEGRHFLPKARQIVAALEEAEECMRMVHQRPAGRLRVDASVPVMLHCVVPHVAEFRQAYPEISLELTSNDRIVDLMEHRTDVALRMGPLTDSTLHARVFRPSPRWLMASPDYLARRGVPRTVEDLADHELLGFTQPESLNAWPLRHAGGTSYQATPTLATSSGETQRQLALRGVGIACLSDFVVREDIQAGRLVKVMESEYTDQLQPMHAVYHRNTQLSRRIACFLDFYVERI; translated from the coding sequence ATGTCCCTGAACTCCGAAGCCTTGCGTCTTTTCCTGGGCGTGGTCGACGCCGGTTCGCTGAGCGCCGCCGCCGAAATGCTCGGCCAGACCGCGTCGGGAGTCAGCCGCGGCCTGCATCGGCTGGAGGAAGACCTGGGCGTCACGCTGCTCAACCGGACCACGCGCCGCATGGAGCTGACCGAAGAAGGCCGGCATTTCCTGCCCAAGGCGCGCCAGATCGTGGCCGCGCTTGAAGAGGCCGAGGAGTGCATGCGCATGGTGCATCAACGCCCGGCCGGCCGCCTGCGCGTGGATGCGTCGGTGCCGGTGATGCTGCACTGCGTGGTGCCGCACGTTGCCGAGTTCCGGCAAGCCTATCCCGAGATCTCGCTGGAACTGACCAGCAACGACCGCATCGTGGATCTGATGGAGCATCGCACCGATGTCGCGCTGCGCATGGGGCCGTTGACGGATTCCACCCTGCATGCGCGTGTGTTTCGCCCATCTCCGCGCTGGCTGATGGCCAGTCCGGACTACCTGGCCCGGCGCGGCGTGCCCAGGACGGTGGAGGATCTGGCGGATCATGAGCTGCTGGGCTTCACCCAGCCGGAAAGCCTGAATGCGTGGCCGCTGCGCCATGCCGGCGGCACCAGCTACCAGGCGACGCCGACGCTCGCCACGTCCAGCGGCGAGACGCAGCGGCAGCTTGCGTTGCGCGGCGTGGGCATCGCCTGCCTGTCGGATTTCGTGGTGCGGGAGGACATCCAGGCTGGCCGCCTGGTGAAGGTGATGGAAAGCGAATACACCGATCAGCTGCAGCCCATGCACGCCGTCTATCACCGCAACACGCAGCTTTCGCGGCGCATTGCGTGTTTCCTGGATTTCTACGTGGAAAGGATTTGA
- a CDS encoding type II toxin-antitoxin system HipA family toxin, whose protein sequence is MGRRSHHRALDLWMNGDFVGVWSVQPQIGESLQYDAAWVASDRGRPLSLSLPFTPGNPPHRGQAVRSYFENLLPDSQNIRERVARRFQVGSTDAFSLLAEVGRDCVGAVQVMPRGVAPGPVTQVDAIALSDAQVAQALRGTLTAGPLAGRNADDDDGFRISIAGAQEKTAMLWLDGRWCRPHGATPTTHIFKMPLGLVGNLKFDMSHSVENEWLCSEILHAYGLPVARTQPLMFEDMKVLAVERFDRTWWRDDDGKRWLIRLPQEDMCQATGTPPHLKYESDGGPGVRSIMKLLGTSRQPDRDRRIFFQSQVLFWMLRATDGHAKNFSIFLRPGGAYELTPLYDVLSAYPVIGTGANQLSPFKARMAMAVRTKNAHWVMRDILRRHWLAVGTEHGVVTPDGRGAEAVVDDLVSRTPDVVRRVRAILPPEFPQHVADSILDGLQTAADRLAN, encoded by the coding sequence ATGGGCCGACGTTCGCACCACCGCGCGCTGGATCTCTGGATGAACGGGGACTTCGTGGGCGTCTGGAGCGTTCAGCCCCAGATTGGCGAGAGCCTCCAATACGACGCGGCATGGGTCGCCTCCGACCGGGGGCGGCCGCTCTCGCTGTCGCTCCCCTTCACGCCGGGCAACCCGCCGCATCGGGGGCAAGCCGTGCGCAGCTATTTCGAGAACCTGCTGCCCGACAGCCAGAACATTCGCGAACGTGTCGCACGGCGGTTCCAGGTGGGTTCCACCGATGCGTTCTCGTTGTTGGCCGAAGTTGGCCGGGATTGTGTGGGCGCTGTTCAGGTCATGCCCCGCGGCGTCGCGCCTGGGCCCGTGACGCAGGTCGACGCCATTGCGCTCAGCGATGCGCAAGTGGCTCAGGCGCTGCGCGGCACCCTGACGGCCGGACCCTTGGCCGGCCGCAATGCGGACGACGATGACGGGTTCCGCATCTCGATCGCCGGGGCGCAGGAAAAGACGGCCATGCTGTGGCTCGATGGCCGCTGGTGCAGGCCTCACGGCGCCACGCCGACGACGCATATCTTCAAGATGCCGCTCGGCCTCGTCGGCAACTTGAAGTTCGACATGAGCCACTCGGTAGAGAACGAGTGGCTGTGTTCCGAGATCCTCCATGCTTATGGGCTGCCGGTGGCCCGCACCCAGCCGTTGATGTTCGAGGACATGAAGGTGCTGGCGGTCGAGCGGTTCGACCGGACGTGGTGGCGTGACGATGATGGCAAGCGCTGGCTGATCCGGTTGCCGCAGGAAGACATGTGCCAGGCCACGGGAACGCCGCCGCATTTGAAGTACGAATCCGACGGCGGGCCTGGCGTGCGCAGCATCATGAAACTGCTAGGCACCTCGCGCCAGCCTGATCGGGACCGGCGCATTTTTTTCCAGTCGCAGGTCCTGTTCTGGATGCTGCGCGCCACGGATGGCCACGCAAAAAACTTCAGCATTTTCCTGCGTCCCGGCGGTGCGTACGAGCTCACGCCGCTGTATGACGTACTGTCCGCCTATCCCGTCATCGGTACCGGCGCCAACCAGCTGTCGCCGTTCAAGGCACGCATGGCCATGGCCGTGCGAACAAAGAACGCCCACTGGGTCATGCGCGATATTCTCAGGCGGCACTGGCTTGCCGTGGGGACCGAACACGGCGTCGTGACGCCCGACGGCCGCGGGGCGGAGGCGGTGGTCGACGATCTGGTGTCGCGCACGCCCGATGTCGTGCGTCGTGTCCGCGCGATATTGCCCCCGGAATTCCCCCAGCACGTGGCCGACAGTATCCTGGACGGCTTGCAGACGGCGGCCGACAGGCTGGCGAATTAG